In Opitutaceae bacterium, the sequence CATGCGTCGAGTGCCACGGCAAGATCAACGAGATGGAGGTCGTCGGTCAGGCCAAGTCCCTGACCATGGGCTTCTGCCTCGATTGCCATCGGAACCCGGCACAAGCCGTGCGCCCGCTAAAGGAGATCACCAACCTGAATTGGGATCCAAAGAAGCACCCCGAGCACGAAAAGTGGGCCGCTGAGTTCGTCAAAAACAACAAGATTCTGCCTCCCCAGAGCTGCACTGGCTGCCATCGATGAAACGCACCGTCCAACACCCTGCACCTTCTGAACGCGAGCTGACCGGTCCCAAGTACTGGCGCAGCCTGGACGAACTCGTGGAGTCACCTGGCTTCCGCGAGCACGTGGAACGCGAGTTTCCACAGGGGGCCTCATCCCTGGAGGGAGTGGATCGCCGGAAGTTCTTCAAGCTGATGGCCGCATCCTTCGCCCTGGGTGGCGTGGGCCTCGCAGCTGGTTGCCGCCGCCCGGAGAAGCACATCCTCCCGTATGGCCGCTCGGTCGAGGGTATCATCCCCGGGCTCCCTTTGTACTTTGCATCGGCAATGCCGCTGCGCAGCGGTGCGGTTCCGATCCTTGCCGAGACTCATCAGGGCCGCCCCACAAAGATCGAAGGTAATCCGTCTTACCTGCCTTTTGGAGGTGCGACCAACGCCATCGTTCAGGCGTCTGTGCTCGATCTCTATGATCCCGAGCGTGCGACTTCTCACAAGATCAAGGGCAACGATGCGACGGTCGCCGCGATCAGTGACCGCCTTGCCGAGGTTGCAGCGAAGTATTCCGCGACGGGAGGGGAGGGTCTTGCCCTCCTCGCCGATGCAAGCTCCTCGCCGACGCGCGCCAGGCTGGTCGCACAGTTGAAGGCTCGTCTCCCTCGCGCCACGTTCGCGCAATACGAACCAGTGCAGGATGAGCCCCCTGCGGCAGCCGCTGCCGCCGTCTTCGGTGCCGCGGTCAAGCCGATCTACCGTTTCGCAAAGGCCACGCGCATCGTTTCGCTCGATGCTGACTTCCTGCAGTCGGAGTCTTTCAGCATCGCTTACGCCCGCGACTTTGCAAAGAGCCGCCGCGTCACGTCCGCGAAGGACAACATGAACCGCCTCTATGTGGCGGAGAGCACGATGACGATTACAGGTGGTATGGCAGACCACCGCCTGCGTCTCGCCTCGAGCCACATGCTCGCGCTCGCAGGGGCGCTCGCAGCCGCAGTCACGGGTGACGCCAACTTCGGTCGCCTTGCCCAAGGACTCGAGTTCAAGGACAAGGAAAAGTGGATCGACGCCTGCGCCAAGGACCTGCGCGAAGCAGGTTCCACTGCTCTGGTGGTTGCCGGTGCACACCAGCCCGCCGAGGTCCATGCGGTCGCCTATGCGATCAATGCGGCGCTCGGTGCCATAGGGACCACGATCGATTTCGTGGCGGCGGAGACAACCGCTGCAGCATCGATCTTCGACGTCGCCGCCCAGATCAAATCCGGTGCCGTCAAGACCCTGATCGTTCTTGGTGGTAACCCAGCCTACAATGCCCCCGCCGACCTTGGCTGGGCCGACCTGCAGGCGTCCGTTCCGGAGGTGATCCGCCATGGCTACTACTCGGATGAGACTTCGCGCGGAGCGGAGGTCCAGATTGCAGCCACCCACTACCTCGAGTCGTGGGGGGATGCGCGCACGGCGGATGGCACCATCGTGCCGATCCAGCCGATGATTTTGCCGCTCTTCGGCGGCTTTACCGAGAATGAGGTCATTGCCCGCCTCGCCGGCGTGGCTGTGACCGATGCCTACAGTCTGGTCCACGAGACGATTGCCCCGCTGATCGGCGGCGATGTGGAGAAGGGGTTCCGGAAGTTCTTACACGACGGCTTCTTGGCCGGTAGCGAGTACCGTACTCAATCCGTCTCGGTCAGCAGCTCGGGCCTCACCCGCCTGCTCAATGCGGCTCCCGCAATGCCGAAGGTGGACGCCTCCTCCCTCGAAGTTCGCTTCAGCGTCGACTGCAAGGTCGACGACGGTCGCTTCGCAAACAACGGCTGGTTGCAGGAGTGTCCCGAACCGATCACAAAGATTTCGTGGGACAATGCCATTTTGATCAGCCCGCGTTTTGCCAAGGAGCTTGGCATTTATCCCGGCGGCTCCGCGCTCCAGGTAGCTCGCGTTGAAAATGCTGAGTTCACCCGCGGAAAGGAACACGCCTATATCATTGAGGTGACGGTCAACGGCCGCACCGTCAGTGGACCGGCTCACATCCAGCCTGGCCTTTCCAATTATACGGTCGTCCTTCCTCTCGGCTACGGTCGCACCGTGGCGGGACATGTCGGCCTCGGCCAAGGGCACAATTTCTATCCGCTTCGCGCAGGCAATGCCTTCTTTGTGGCGGGTGCAACGGTCCGCAAGACCGATGCTCGCTATAAGCTGGCCAATACCCAGGAACATTGGTCGATGGAAGGCCGCGACATTATTCGCGAAGCCAACTACGACGAGTACCACAAGAACCCTGGCTTCGTCGACGACATCGGCATGGAGTCCCACACCCCGCCGATCTATGGGGGTGACCAGACTCCGCAGAACGACAACAAGCTTTCTCGCGAAGATCGCGCCATCCTGAATGCGAAGCGCGCTCAGGAGACACCCCGTGGACATTCGCTTTACGAGCACCCGGACTACAACGGCGTGCACCAGTGGGGCATGTCGATCGACCTGAATGTCTGCTCCGGCTGCAATGCCTGCGTCATCGCCTGCCAAGCCGAGAACAACATCCCGATCGTCGGCAAGGACCAGGTGATGCGCGGCCGCGAAATGCACTGGATCCGCCTCGACCGCTACTACTCGGACGGCAATATCGATGGCAACGCCTTCGGCGGCGAGGGCAACAAGGAGCTGCCCGAGGACCCGCAAGTGTCCGTGCAACCGATGGCCTGCGTCCATTGCGAGACGGCGCCCTGCGAGACCGTGTGCCCCGTCAACGCGACGGTTCACGATGAGGAAGGCCTCAATGCAATGGCGTACAACCGTTGCATCGGCACCCGCTACTGCGCTAACAACTGCCCGTATAAGGTCCGCCGCTTCAACTACTTTGACTGGAACAAGCGACAGCTCGACGCCTTGTACCTGGGACCGATCGGCCCCAGTGGCATGCCGGAGCTCGTGAAGATGGTGAAGAACCCTGATGTGACGGTGCGTATGCGCGGTGTGATGGAAAAGTGCACCTACTGCGTGCAGCGCATCCAGCAGGCCAAGATCGCCCAGAAGGTAAAGGCTGGAGCAAGCCCTGACGTGAAGGTTCCGGATGGTACCATCAAGGTCGCCTGCCAGCAGTCCTGCCCGACCGAGGCGATTGTCTTTGGTGACATCAGCGACCCGACGAGCGCGGTGTCCCTCGCGAAGGCTCGCGAGCAGGATTACTCGGTGCTCGGCTACCTCAACACGCGTCCCCGCACCACCTATCTCGGTCGCATCCGCAACCCGAATCCGCAGATGCCTGACTACTCCCAGCTGCCCCTGAGCCGCAAGGAGTACGAGACGAAGAATCATCCTGCCCACGACTCCCACGGTGGCTCCCACGACGGTGCCGCTCATCCCAAGGAAGACGGCCACGCCAAGCACGACGAACATGCTTCAACCCAGGTCATCAAAAACGGAGGGCGTAGCTAATGGCACACGCCGCTGATCACTCCGCTCCGGCGATCCTCAAGGAGGTCAAGCCCGCAGTTCTCCCACGCGCCACGCTCGTGGAGAACAACCGCAGCTTCGCCTGGATCACCGACAAGATCTGCAGCATCATCGAGGGCAAGACTCCCACCTGGTGGTGGGTGTGCTTCATCGTTGCCTGCTTTGTCGCCTCTTTCACGGTCGCCGGTATCACCTATCTGGTGGCCACCGGTGTGGGTGTATGGGGTCACGCCAATCCGGTCAACTGGGCGTGGGACATCGTCAATTTCGTGTTCTGGATCGGCATCGGCCACGCCGGAACCTTGATTTCCGCCATCTTGTGTCTGCTCCGACAGAAGTGGCGCACCTCGATCAACCGCGCTGCTGAAGCCATGACGATTTTCGCCGTGGTTTGCGCCGCGATTTTCCCGGTTTTCCACGTCGGTCGTGTCTGGTTCGCCTGGTATCTCTTCCCCATTCCGAACCAGAACTACATCTGGCAGAACTTCCGGTCCCCACTTGAGTGGGACGTTTTCGCCGTGTCGACGTACGGTACGGTTTCGGTCCTGTTCTGGTACGTCGGTCTCATCCCTGACTTGGCGGTCCTTCGCGACCGTTTCTACAAGGCGGGCAACAAGCTTCGCTCGTTCCTATACGGCTTGTTCGCACTAGGCTGGCGCGGGTCGAACCGTCACTGGAGCAACTACGAGATGGCCTACCTGATTCTCGCAGGCGTCTCCACGCCGCTCGTGCTTTCGGTGCACACGATCGTGTCGTTCGACTTCGCGGTCTCCCTGCTGCCTGGCTGGCACACCACCATCTTCCCTCCGTACTTCGTTGCGGGCGCGATTTTCTCGGGCTTCGGCATGGTGCTCACGCTCATGCTTCCGCTCCGGGCGATCTACAAGCTGGATGATCTCATTACCCAGTACCACATCGATTGCATGTGCAAGATCACCCTCGCGACAGGTACCATGGTAGGCTACGCCTACGGCATGGAGTTCTTCATCGCGTGGTACGGTGCCAACCCGTATGAAGGGTTCGCGTTCGTGAACCGCGCGTTCGGCAACTACGCCTGGGCCTACTGGATCATGATCGGTTGCAATGTGATCACGCCGCAATTCTTCTGGTTCAAGAAGGTGCGTGAGAACACCTGGTTCGTCTGGGTCCTTTCGATTTTCGTCAACGTCGGCATGTGGTTCGAGCGTTTCGTCATCATCGTGACCTCGCTTGCCCGCGACTTCCTCCCGTCCAGCTGGGGTTACTACAGTCCCTCGATCGTCGAGATCTTCACCTTCTTTGGAACGTTCGGCGTCTTCTCAGTGCTGTTTCTTCTCTTTATCCGCTTTCTGCCAGTCATGCCCATGGCTGAGCTCAAGGCCGTCACTCCGCAAGCGGACGCGCATGCCGGTCACGACCATCACTAATCGATTCACACCATGGCTGCTCAACCCTATGGCCTGATCGCCACCTTCGAGACACCTGCCGCCGTCATGCAAGCGGCCGCGCAGGTTCGCGACGCTGGCTTCAAATGCTGGGACTGCATCACTCCCTTCCCGGTGCACGGGCTTGATACCGCGATGGGCGTGAAGCGCTCGATCGTCCCCCGGTTCTCATTAATTGGAGGCCTGACTGGTTTCACCACCGGTATGTCCCTCATCTGGTTCACCAACGCATGGGATTACCCGCTGATTGTCGGCGGGAAGCCGTACTTCAGTCCCATGTTTGCGTTTCCAGTGTCATACGAACTGACGATTCTTTTCACTGCGTTTGCGACCATCGGCGGCATGTTCTTCCTCAATCGCCTTCCGATGCATTATCACCCGGTGCTCAAGTACAAGAACATCGACCGGGGGATGGACGATCTGTTCTTTATCGTCATCGAGTCGCGT encodes:
- a CDS encoding DUF3341 domain-containing protein, giving the protein MAAQPYGLIATFETPAAVMQAAAQVRDAGFKCWDCITPFPVHGLDTAMGVKRSIVPRFSLIGGLTGFTTGMSLIWFTNAWDYPLIVGGKPYFSPMFAFPVSYELTILFTAFATIGGMFFLNRLPMHYHPVLKYKNIDRGMDDLFFIVIESRDPKFNATNTRALLEKAGGKDISELEA
- a CDS encoding TAT-variant-translocated molybdopterin oxidoreductase — encoded protein: MKRTVQHPAPSERELTGPKYWRSLDELVESPGFREHVEREFPQGASSLEGVDRRKFFKLMAASFALGGVGLAAGCRRPEKHILPYGRSVEGIIPGLPLYFASAMPLRSGAVPILAETHQGRPTKIEGNPSYLPFGGATNAIVQASVLDLYDPERATSHKIKGNDATVAAISDRLAEVAAKYSATGGEGLALLADASSSPTRARLVAQLKARLPRATFAQYEPVQDEPPAAAAAAVFGAAVKPIYRFAKATRIVSLDADFLQSESFSIAYARDFAKSRRVTSAKDNMNRLYVAESTMTITGGMADHRLRLASSHMLALAGALAAAVTGDANFGRLAQGLEFKDKEKWIDACAKDLREAGSTALVVAGAHQPAEVHAVAYAINAALGAIGTTIDFVAAETTAAASIFDVAAQIKSGAVKTLIVLGGNPAYNAPADLGWADLQASVPEVIRHGYYSDETSRGAEVQIAATHYLESWGDARTADGTIVPIQPMILPLFGGFTENEVIARLAGVAVTDAYSLVHETIAPLIGGDVEKGFRKFLHDGFLAGSEYRTQSVSVSSSGLTRLLNAAPAMPKVDASSLEVRFSVDCKVDDGRFANNGWLQECPEPITKISWDNAILISPRFAKELGIYPGGSALQVARVENAEFTRGKEHAYIIEVTVNGRTVSGPAHIQPGLSNYTVVLPLGYGRTVAGHVGLGQGHNFYPLRAGNAFFVAGATVRKTDARYKLANTQEHWSMEGRDIIREANYDEYHKNPGFVDDIGMESHTPPIYGGDQTPQNDNKLSREDRAILNAKRAQETPRGHSLYEHPDYNGVHQWGMSIDLNVCSGCNACVIACQAENNIPIVGKDQVMRGREMHWIRLDRYYSDGNIDGNAFGGEGNKELPEDPQVSVQPMACVHCETAPCETVCPVNATVHDEEGLNAMAYNRCIGTRYCANNCPYKVRRFNYFDWNKRQLDALYLGPIGPSGMPELVKMVKNPDVTVRMRGVMEKCTYCVQRIQQAKIAQKVKAGASPDVKVPDGTIKVACQQSCPTEAIVFGDISDPTSAVSLAKAREQDYSVLGYLNTRPRTTYLGRIRNPNPQMPDYSQLPLSRKEYETKNHPAHDSHGGSHDGAAHPKEDGHAKHDEHASTQVIKNGGRS
- the nrfD gene encoding NrfD/PsrC family molybdoenzyme membrane anchor subunit, whose product is MAHAADHSAPAILKEVKPAVLPRATLVENNRSFAWITDKICSIIEGKTPTWWWVCFIVACFVASFTVAGITYLVATGVGVWGHANPVNWAWDIVNFVFWIGIGHAGTLISAILCLLRQKWRTSINRAAEAMTIFAVVCAAIFPVFHVGRVWFAWYLFPIPNQNYIWQNFRSPLEWDVFAVSTYGTVSVLFWYVGLIPDLAVLRDRFYKAGNKLRSFLYGLFALGWRGSNRHWSNYEMAYLILAGVSTPLVLSVHTIVSFDFAVSLLPGWHTTIFPPYFVAGAIFSGFGMVLTLMLPLRAIYKLDDLITQYHIDCMCKITLATGTMVGYAYGMEFFIAWYGANPYEGFAFVNRAFGNYAWAYWIMIGCNVITPQFFWFKKVRENTWFVWVLSIFVNVGMWFERFVIIVTSLARDFLPSSWGYYSPSIVEIFTFFGTFGVFSVLFLLFIRFLPVMPMAELKAVTPQADAHAGHDHH